Genomic window (Subtercola endophyticus):
CGCTGATCAAAATACGTCGAAATCGCGTGTCGGTGGCTGCGACTAGCCTATGAGAATGGTCACTTCACAGCCCGGGCTGCACGCCGGCGCCGTGCCTCTCGCGGTGCGTATGCGCCCGAAGAGTCTCGACGAAGTGGCGGGGCAGAAGCACCTGTTGCGACCGGGTTCTCCGCTGGTGAATCTGGCGAGCGACAGCGGCCCGTCGCAGGGGTCGGTCTCGATCATCCTGTGGGGCCCGCCGGGCACCGGTAAGACCACTCTGGCTCAGGCCATCGCGCACAGTTCGAACCGTAAGTTCGTCGAGCTCTCGGCCGTGACGGCCGGCGTGAGAGATGTGCGCCAGGTCATGGAAGAGGCGTTTCGCAGCCGCGATCTCTACGGGGTGTCGACTGTTCTGTTTCTCGACGAGATACACCGCTTCTCGAAGGCGCAGCAAGACGCCCTGCTGCCCGGTGTCGAGAACGGCTGGGTCATTCTCGTAGCAGCGACCACCGAGAACCCGTCGTTCTCCGTCATCTCGCCGCTGCTCTCGCGATCGCTGCTCTTGACGCTCGAGCAACTGACCGACGACGATCTAGGGGTGCTGGTCGATCGGGCGGTGACGGATGCCCGGGGGCTCGCCGGGCGAGTGACGCTGTCTGACGAGGCCAGGGCCGCGATCATCCGTATGTCGTCGGGTGATGCCCGCCGAGCCCTCACTGCGCTCGAAGCCGCTTCGACCTCTGTGCTTGCTGGCGTGGACCCCGACGATGACGACGTACCCGAGATCACCGCCGAAGTGGTGGCGCAGGCGGTCGACCGGGCGCTGCTGCGCTACGACCGCAACGGCGACGAGCACTACGACGTGATCAGCGCGTTCATCAAGTCGGTGCGCGGGTCAGACGTCGATGCGAGCATCCACTATCTGGCACGCATGATCGAGGCGGGTGAAGACCCGCGGTTCATCTGCCGGCGCATGATCGTGCTGGCGGCCGAAGACATCGGCATGGCCGACCCGCAGGCGCTGCTCATGGCCACGGCTGCGGCCGATGCCGTGCAATACATCGGCATGCCAGAGGGGCGTATTCCGCTGGCTGAAGCTGTGGTGTATCTGGCGACGGCGCCGAAGTCGAATGCGTCGAACGTGGCCATCGATCGGGCGATCGCCGATGTGAAGGCCGGAAAGTTCGGCCGGGTGCCCAAACACCTGCGCGATGCGCACTATCCTGGCGCGAAACGGCTCGGCCACGGCAAGGGGTACAAGTACGCGCACGACTCCGATGTGGGTGTGGTCACGCAGCAGTACCTGCCCGACGAGCTGAAGGGTACCGAGTACTACCGCCCCACCGAGCACGGCAACGAACGCGACGTTTCGGCGCGCTTGGAGAAGATCCGCAGAATCACGCGCGGTGAAGGCTGAATCGCGCGAGAATCCGGGCTTGGTTGTGATAATCTTCTCGAGGCCTACTTTTGGGTGTCTTTAGCGCGGCTGCGAGAGACCCCAGTCAGGAAAAACCAGTTCTTTAGCCGAACGGTCCGGTCCATCCCTCTGATTTCGATAGACATCCGATATGTCTAGTCGTCAACAATTTCAGTGTCTCTATTTTGAAGGATGTTTGTGTCTACCAAGTCACGTACCCGCAGCAAGACCCGCCTTTCCCGGGCCCTCGGCATTCCGCTGACCCCGAAGGCGGCTAAGTACCTCGAGAAGCGTCCGTACGCTCCGGGCGAGCACGGCCGCACCAAGCGCAAGACCGACTCCGACTACGCGGTGCGTCTGCGTGAGAAGCAGCGTCTGCGCGCCCAGTACGGCATTCGCGAAGCCCAGCTGAAGATCGTCTTCCAAGAGGCCCGTCGCCAGAGCGGACTGACCGGTGAGAACCTGGTCGAGCTGCTCGAGATGCGTCTCGACGCGCTCGTGCTGCGTGCCGGCTTCGCCCGTACCACTGCACAGGCTCGCCAGCTCATCGTGCACCGTCACATCATGGTCGACGGCGCTCGTGTCGACCGCCCGTCGTTCCGCGTCAAGCCGGGCCAGCTCATCCACGTGCACCAGCGCTCAGAGGGCATGGAGCCGTTCCAGGTCGCAGCAGCCGGCGGTCACGTCGACGTTCTGCCCAAGACCCCGGGTTACCTCACCGTTGAGCTCGACAAGCTGCAGGCGCGCCTCGAGCGCCGCCCGAAGCGCGCCGAGGTTCCCGTGACGTGTGAAGTTCAGCTCGTCGTCGAGTACT
Coding sequences:
- a CDS encoding replication-associated recombination protein A translates to MVTSQPGLHAGAVPLAVRMRPKSLDEVAGQKHLLRPGSPLVNLASDSGPSQGSVSIILWGPPGTGKTTLAQAIAHSSNRKFVELSAVTAGVRDVRQVMEEAFRSRDLYGVSTVLFLDEIHRFSKAQQDALLPGVENGWVILVAATTENPSFSVISPLLSRSLLLTLEQLTDDDLGVLVDRAVTDARGLAGRVTLSDEARAAIIRMSSGDARRALTALEAASTSVLAGVDPDDDDVPEITAEVVAQAVDRALLRYDRNGDEHYDVISAFIKSVRGSDVDASIHYLARMIEAGEDPRFICRRMIVLAAEDIGMADPQALLMATAAADAVQYIGMPEGRIPLAEAVVYLATAPKSNASNVAIDRAIADVKAGKFGRVPKHLRDAHYPGAKRLGHGKGYKYAHDSDVGVVTQQYLPDELKGTEYYRPTEHGNERDVSARLEKIRRITRGEG
- the rpsD gene encoding 30S ribosomal protein S4; amino-acid sequence: MSTKSRTRSKTRLSRALGIPLTPKAAKYLEKRPYAPGEHGRTKRKTDSDYAVRLREKQRLRAQYGIREAQLKIVFQEARRQSGLTGENLVELLEMRLDALVLRAGFARTTAQARQLIVHRHIMVDGARVDRPSFRVKPGQLIHVHQRSEGMEPFQVAAAGGHVDVLPKTPGYLTVELDKLQARLERRPKRAEVPVTCEVQLVVEYYAAR